One Nocardioides aromaticivorans genomic window carries:
- a CDS encoding sensor histidine kinase: MLHPYVVLLLDGTGADPAALAAHICIVLADLVLLGSALVLAVDARAAHCAMRANLATIATLVAVQDLPLAIIAVADPTRSGYAHRITSGHLMTVLVVGLLVRAGGRSGRPPRSNPLVAGLVLGLLTLAVRLVLLMTDATPYLRVGDLFDAALLATISLFTAAVCIGLMRSPLPPSASSRISIGVASLFMARLWASVTEAPLPPFVSIVGVTLSSAILATTSIALLLETLRLREVREQDLRQRAAIAEATVRHDREVVHEVRAATAGIVAGVHLLANDRLPPGPRRRALQHMVDVEAARLDRRMSHAEVQEITVLDLDDLIAPLVTAHAAQGHEVLWTASGLQAVGRYDSVTEIVNVLLVNAARHATGRDTAIHAACTGDLVEIWVSDRGPGLAPDVRDRLFEWGARTADSPGQGIGLQRARRLAQEIGGDLRHVEPGTPGAGTSFVVSLRAPARATERRPRLGQAVGMTG; encoded by the coding sequence ATGCTCCACCCGTATGTCGTCCTGCTCCTGGACGGCACCGGGGCGGATCCCGCTGCCCTCGCGGCGCACATCTGCATCGTCCTCGCGGATCTCGTCCTCCTCGGCAGCGCCCTGGTGCTCGCCGTCGACGCCCGCGCCGCCCACTGCGCCATGCGCGCCAACCTGGCCACGATCGCCACCCTGGTCGCGGTGCAGGACCTGCCCCTGGCGATCATCGCGGTCGCGGACCCGACACGCAGCGGCTACGCGCACCGGATCACCTCCGGACACCTGATGACCGTGCTGGTGGTGGGGCTGCTCGTCCGCGCCGGTGGCCGGAGCGGGCGCCCGCCCCGGAGCAACCCCCTCGTGGCCGGCCTCGTGCTCGGGCTGCTGACACTCGCGGTGCGGCTGGTGCTGCTGATGACCGACGCCACGCCGTACCTGCGGGTCGGCGACCTCTTCGACGCGGCGCTCCTGGCCACGATCAGCCTGTTCACCGCGGCAGTCTGCATCGGGCTGATGCGCTCGCCGCTGCCGCCGTCGGCGTCGAGCAGGATCAGCATCGGTGTCGCGTCGCTCTTCATGGCGCGCCTGTGGGCATCGGTGACCGAAGCCCCCCTCCCGCCGTTCGTCTCGATCGTGGGCGTCACCCTCTCGAGCGCGATCCTCGCGACCACGTCGATCGCGCTGCTGCTCGAGACGCTGCGGCTGCGGGAGGTCCGTGAGCAGGACCTGCGGCAGCGCGCGGCCATCGCCGAGGCCACCGTGCGGCACGACCGCGAGGTCGTCCACGAGGTCCGTGCCGCCACCGCCGGGATCGTCGCGGGCGTCCACCTGCTGGCCAACGACCGGCTCCCCCCGGGACCGCGGCGCCGGGCGCTCCAGCACATGGTCGACGTCGAGGCGGCCCGGCTGGATCGGCGCATGTCGCACGCCGAGGTCCAGGAGATCACCGTCCTCGACCTGGACGACCTGATCGCCCCGCTGGTCACCGCCCACGCCGCGCAGGGCCACGAGGTGCTGTGGACGGCGTCCGGCCTGCAGGCCGTCGGCCGGTACGACTCCGTCACGGAGATCGTCAACGTGCTCCTCGTCAACGCCGCCCGGCACGCGACGGGGCGGGACACCGCGATCCATGCTGCCTGCACCGGCGACCTCGTCGAGATCTGGGTCTCCGACCGCGGTCCCGGCCTGGCGCCCGACGTCCGCGACCGTCTCTTCGAGTGGGGGGCCCGCACGGCGGACTCGCCCGGTCAGGGCATCGGCCTCCAGCGCGCCCGCCGACTGGCGCAGGAGATCGGGGGCGACCTGCGCCACGTGGAACCCGGGACACCGGGTGCCGGCACGTCCTTCGTCGTCTCCCTCCGCGCTCCCGCACGCGCGACCGAACGCAGACCACGTCTCGGCCAGGCTGTCGGGATGACGGGATGA
- a CDS encoding response regulator — translation MTAAGLETRVTIIDDHALFAESVAITLEADGYHVRRIDLTTPHATLASVLAAALRGRPRVVLLDLELGQVGDGMRLITPLAGAGIVVIVVTGSVERTWRGECVRRGASAVLAKTSPLEDVITIVRRARDGLPLMTREERHHLLAEAVNGHEEDREIRARLERLTRREMEVLGSLMRGAQVREIARESVVSEATVRTQVKAILAKLELSSQLAAVGAAYRVGWRPPGD, via the coding sequence ATGACGGCGGCCGGCCTCGAGACTCGTGTCACGATCATCGACGACCATGCTCTGTTCGCGGAGTCGGTGGCCATCACCCTCGAGGCGGACGGCTACCACGTCCGGAGGATCGACCTGACGACGCCGCACGCCACCCTCGCCAGCGTCCTCGCAGCAGCGCTGCGCGGGCGGCCACGGGTCGTCCTGCTCGATCTCGAGCTCGGGCAGGTCGGCGACGGGATGCGGCTCATCACTCCCCTGGCCGGAGCCGGCATCGTCGTCATCGTCGTGACCGGCAGCGTCGAGCGGACCTGGCGCGGGGAGTGCGTACGACGCGGCGCCAGCGCCGTGCTGGCCAAGACCAGCCCGCTCGAGGACGTCATCACCATCGTGCGCCGCGCCCGCGACGGCCTCCCGCTGATGACACGCGAGGAGCGCCACCACCTCCTGGCCGAAGCAGTCAACGGGCACGAGGAGGATCGCGAGATCCGGGCCCGCCTGGAGCGCCTGACCCGGCGCGAGATGGAGGTCCTGGGCTCCCTGATGCGAGGCGCCCAGGTGCGGGAGATCGCCCGCGAGAGCGTGGTGTCGGAGGCGACGGTCCGGACCCAGGTGAAGGCGATCCTGGCCAAGCTCGAGCTGAGCTCGCAGCTGGCCGCCGTCGGTGCCGCCTACCGCGTCGGCTGGCGGCCTCCGGGCGACTAG
- a CDS encoding polysaccharide biosynthesis protein, whose translation MRLLLVSSSGGHLAQLMCLRSWWEKHDRHWVTFNTEDAVAKLQGEDVTWAHHPTTRNAKNLLRNAVQARRVLSLTHPDVIVSTGAAVAVPYFWMHSRQRSSTVYLEVYDRVETPTLTGRLCRPATDLFLVQWQEQQHLYRSSVVVGELW comes from the coding sequence ATGCGACTGCTGCTGGTCTCCTCGTCGGGAGGACACCTCGCCCAGCTGATGTGCCTGCGCTCGTGGTGGGAGAAGCACGACCGTCACTGGGTGACCTTCAACACCGAGGACGCGGTCGCCAAGCTCCAGGGCGAGGACGTGACCTGGGCGCACCACCCCACCACGCGCAACGCGAAGAACCTCCTGCGCAACGCAGTGCAGGCGCGGCGCGTGCTGAGCCTGACCCATCCGGACGTGATCGTGTCGACTGGCGCGGCCGTCGCCGTTCCCTACTTCTGGATGCACAGCCGGCAGCGCAGCTCCACGGTCTACCTCGAGGTCTACGACCGGGTCGAGACGCCCACGCTGACCGGGCGGCTGTGCCGGCCCGCGACGGACCTGTTCCTGGTCCAGTGGCAGGAGCAGCAGCACCTCTACCGCTCGTCGGTCGTCGTCGGGGAGCTGTGGTGA
- a CDS encoding glycosyltransferase — protein sequence MSARPLVAVVVGTDHHPFDRLVGWAARLHAEGRYRFHVQHGSTPLPEGLPGSRMLDSTELVSLLDCADAVVTHAGPGSIMDARDRGHVPVVVPRDPRLGEHVDDHQLRFARFLGARGVVTTAHDIDQLAARLHLAALAGHSVPARRRDSPTLARFEAMIEELVRK from the coding sequence ATGTCCGCGCGTCCGCTCGTCGCCGTCGTCGTCGGCACGGACCACCACCCGTTCGACCGGCTCGTCGGGTGGGCCGCCCGGCTCCATGCCGAGGGCCGCTACCGGTTCCACGTGCAGCACGGCTCGACGCCGCTGCCCGAGGGCCTGCCCGGGAGCCGGATGCTCGACTCGACGGAGCTGGTCTCGCTCCTCGACTGCGCCGACGCCGTGGTGACCCACGCCGGTCCCGGAAGCATCATGGACGCGCGCGACCGCGGCCACGTCCCCGTCGTGGTCCCGCGTGACCCGCGGCTCGGCGAGCACGTCGACGACCACCAGCTCCGGTTCGCCCGGTTCCTGGGCGCCCGCGGCGTGGTCACGACCGCCCACGACATCGACCAGCTCGCCGCGCGACTGCACCTCGCCGCCCTGGCGGGACATTCGGTGCCGGCGCGGCGCAGGGACTCCCCGACCCTTGCCCGGTTCGAAGCGATGATCGAGGAGCTGGTTCGCAAGTGA
- a CDS encoding exopolysaccharide biosynthesis polyprenyl glycosylphosphotransferase: MTVVEARALAMPATAGRERMAPVVHRASRMIAAGDGAAAVLVAATANAAPVGLPADVGAVFVLIWLVTVAATGDYRLPGTLPVRARRVGLAALVVPTLVVLATSLAHRPLHAVTTTALCFAAACLGMVCRACLASAARHGFPLAGLVHRVVVAGSSDSIASLLAQLGEADAGRFQVVGTCVADDGACADSPGPVTHGLLTCTGLARACDADAVIVAPDSSLSTADLRRFQWALDEARLESFVWTGVPAPAYGRTSLDRAALALLHVRRPRRFGASHVVKLALDRAVALVALVLLAPLVAALALAVRLDSAGPAFYRHTRVGKEDTRFTMWKLRTMTVHADAGQVTLDHANQASGPLFKVHDDPRVTRIGRWLRRTSLDELPQLLNVLCGQMSLIGPRPALPSEVDRYHPDVRHRLAVHPGITGLWQVSGRSDLSWEESVRLDQQYVDEWSLLLDARILVRTVGAVCRGGGAY; the protein is encoded by the coding sequence GTGACCGTCGTCGAGGCCCGCGCCCTTGCGATGCCCGCGACCGCCGGGCGCGAACGGATGGCGCCGGTCGTGCACCGGGCGAGCCGGATGATCGCTGCCGGGGACGGCGCTGCCGCCGTCCTGGTCGCGGCGACCGCGAACGCCGCGCCCGTCGGCCTGCCCGCCGACGTCGGCGCGGTGTTCGTGCTGATCTGGCTCGTCACCGTCGCCGCGACGGGTGACTACCGGCTCCCCGGCACCCTGCCCGTGCGGGCGCGCCGGGTCGGGCTGGCCGCCCTCGTGGTGCCGACGCTCGTCGTCTTGGCCACGAGCCTCGCCCACCGCCCGCTGCACGCCGTCACGACGACGGCCCTGTGCTTCGCCGCGGCGTGCCTGGGGATGGTCTGCCGCGCGTGCCTGGCCTCGGCCGCCCGGCACGGGTTCCCGCTGGCCGGTCTCGTCCACCGCGTCGTCGTCGCCGGGTCCAGCGACAGCATCGCGAGCCTGCTCGCGCAGCTCGGCGAGGCCGACGCGGGCCGCTTCCAGGTCGTCGGCACCTGCGTCGCCGACGACGGCGCGTGCGCGGACTCGCCGGGACCCGTGACCCACGGGCTGCTGACCTGCACCGGACTCGCCCGCGCCTGCGACGCCGACGCCGTGATCGTGGCGCCGGACTCGTCGCTCAGCACGGCGGACCTCCGACGCTTCCAGTGGGCGCTCGACGAGGCGAGGCTGGAGAGCTTCGTCTGGACCGGCGTCCCGGCGCCGGCGTACGGACGCACCTCGCTCGACCGCGCCGCGCTCGCGCTGCTGCACGTGCGGCGCCCCCGGCGCTTCGGCGCGTCGCACGTGGTGAAGCTGGCCCTCGACCGCGCGGTCGCCCTGGTCGCGCTGGTGCTGCTCGCTCCGTTGGTCGCGGCACTCGCGCTCGCCGTGCGGCTGGACTCGGCAGGGCCGGCCTTCTACCGCCACACCCGGGTCGGCAAGGAAGACACCCGCTTCACGATGTGGAAGCTGCGCACGATGACCGTCCACGCCGACGCCGGGCAGGTGACGCTGGACCACGCCAACCAGGCCAGTGGTCCCCTCTTCAAGGTGCACGACGATCCCCGGGTGACCCGGATCGGACGGTGGTTGCGCCGCACCTCCCTCGACGAGCTGCCGCAGCTGCTCAACGTGCTGTGCGGCCAGATGTCGCTCATCGGTCCGCGGCCGGCCCTGCCCAGCGAGGTGGACCGCTACCACCCCGACGTCCGGCACCGGCTCGCCGTGCACCCCGGGATCACCGGACTGTGGCAGGTCTCGGGACGGTCGGACCTGTCCTGGGAGGAGTCGGTCCGCCTCGACCAGCAGTACGTCGACGAATGGTCGCTGCTGCTCGACGCACGGATCCTGGTGCGCACCGTCGGCGCCGTGTGCCGCGGTGGCGGCGCGTACTGA